In Numenius arquata chromosome 3, bNumArq3.hap1.1, whole genome shotgun sequence, one genomic interval encodes:
- the LOC141463374 gene encoding uncharacterized protein → MFFRFWWLLWILEHHEFLAENLREEKRYGLRRPKPKHSLSNTVEKYPSPSDQDKDCILEIAFLLDSSESAKDYNHEQQKKFVLETADRMKSLQLNSGRTLSWRMALLQYSSTVFIEQTFHDWKGPEAFKSRIAPITYIGHGTYTTYAITNLTQLYMSEGTPGSVKVAVLFTDGVDHPRNPDIFAATADAKHQGIVFFTMGMTRVAEEVSNAAKLRLLASVPASRFVFNLQEKETVEKVLKELKDLSEKECPQVATCNCEKGERGLPGPAGKKGRTGDDGAPGLKGAKGEPGLNGIPGRDGIEGKSGYKGEKGERGECGIPGIKGDRGPEGPVGPRGTRGLQGPQGQSGDQGPEGLQGSKGERGLPGPPGLPGETGIGLPGPKGDTGLTGRPGPVGPPGVGEPGLTGPQGPQGVQGERGSPGEGLPGAKGDRGFDGPKGPRGLPGISIKGEKGEFGSPGLPGLIGLPGIGIQGEKGVEGPKGPPGSRGLPGQGLPGPKGEQGLPGETGVPGERGIGEPGSKGEPGPSGLAGLPGLPGEDGAPGQKGEPGLPGLRGPEGAPGIGIQGEKGDQGQRGIRGLTGPTGMPGPAGAKGEPGVPGRLGMPGPPGRAVPGPKGDIGLPGLAGPIGEPGFGLPGAKGDRGLPGPPGPFGPKGDGYPGPPGLPGLPGIPGEQGPDGVGLPGPKGDPGSRGPVGLPGPPGEGLPGPKGTIGRPGPPGSLGPPGEGIQGIKGEQGIQGMPGPRGPPGEGLLGQKGDRGATGEKGKKGEKGDVGDPGLSGEPGKTGPKGEQGLTREDIIKLIKEICGCGVKCKEIPMELVFVIDSSESVGPENFEIIKDFVTALVDRVTVGRNATRIGLVLYSLEVRLEFGLNKYTTQQDVKQAIRKMQYMGEGTYTGTAIRKATQEGFFGARTGVRKVAIVLTDGQADKREAVKLDIVVREAHAANIEMYAIGIVNTSDPIQVEFVRELNLIASDPDSEHMYLIDDFNTLPALESKLVNQFCEDEHGTLIYNRNGNGASISGPSFRSGSSSSLHYILQNNHVNRQLLSAQTPGVPTVESPLSLGDLPQPLTPTKVPPLVVYEAYEEERKEEEQSSLLTVHTRAVVPLLPSKPSSSDKVMTSSLSTAGLTPKPESILDLRCKLRLDQGPCRVYIIKWYYDKQANACAQFWYGGCDGNANRFESEEECREACVFFSGEI, encoded by the exons ATGTTCTTCAGATTCTGGTGGCTTTTGTGGATACTTGAACACCATGAGTTTTTAGCAGAAAatctcagggaagaaaaaagatatGGATTGAGAAGACCAAAACCTAAACACAGTCTGTCAAATACTGTAGAAAAATACCCCAGCCCAAGTGATCAAG ATAAAGACTGCATTCTGGAAATTGCTTTTTTACTGGACAGCTCCGAAAGTGCTAAGGACTATAATCatgaacagcagaaaaaattTGTACTGGAAACAGCAGACAGAATGAAAAGTCTGCAGCTTAATTCTGGACGTACCCTTAGCTGGAGGATGGCCTTACTTCAGTACAGCAGCACTGTTTTCATAGAGCAAACTTTCCATGACTGGAAAGGTCCTGAAGCGTTCAAATCCCGCATTGCTCCCATCACCTACATAGGTCATGGCACCTACACAACTTATGCTATAACTAACCTCACACAACTCTACATGAGCGAAGGGACTCCAGGTAGCGTGAAAGTAGCTGTGCTCTTCACCGATGGAGTGGACCATCCAAGAAACCCAGATATTTTTGCGGCTACAGCTGATGCTAAACACCAGGGAATTGTATTTTTCACAATGGGAATGACCAGAGTGGCTGAGGAGGTTAGCAATGCTGCCAAGCTCCGGCTCCTGGCCAGCGTCCCAGCATCCAGGTTTGTTTTCAACCTTCAGGAGAAAGAAACTGTGGAGAAGGTTCTCAAAGAACTG AAAGATCTGTCTGAGAAAGAG TGTCCCCAGGTTGCCACATGTAACTGTGAGAAGGGGGAAAGAGGCCTTCCCGGCCCTGCT gGTAAAAAGGGTCGCACTGGGGATGATGGAGCTCCAGGCCTGAAAGGAGCAAAG GGGGAGCCAGGTCTTAATGGAATCCCAGGACGAGATGGAATAGAg ggGAAATCTGGATATAAAGGAGAGAAG GGTGAAAGAGGTGAATGTGGAATCCCAGGGATAAAAGGAGACAGA GGTCCTGAAGGTCCAGTAGGCCCCAGAGGAACAAGAGGGctacag GGTCCACAAGGACAATCTGGAGATCAAGGGCCTGAAGGCCTGCAAGGATCAAAG GGTGAAAGGGGTCTCCCTGGGCCACCTGGTTTGCCTGGAGAGACTGGAATAGGACTGCCAGGCCCAAAG GGTGACACCGGCTTGACAGGAAGACCAGGCCCTGTTGGCCCACCCGGAGTTGGTGAGCCAGGACTTACG GGGCCTCAAGGACCACAAGGTGTTCAAGGAGAAAGAGGTTCACCAGGAGAAGGGCTTCCAGGAGCAAAG GGAGACCGTGGTTTTGACGGACCAAAAGGCCCTCGTGGACTTCCAGGCATCAGCATTAAAGGTGAAAAG GGTGAATTCGGTTCTCCTGGTTTACCTGGGCTAATTGGATTACCTGGAATTGGAATTCAAGGAGAGAAG GGAGTGGAGGGCCCAAAAGGACCACCCGGCTCTAGAGGGCTACCAGGACAGGGACTACCTGGACCAAAG gGTGAACAAGGATTGCCAGGAGAGACTGGAGTGCCAGGAGAAAGAGGTATTGGAGAACCTGGTTCTAAG GGTGAGCCAGGCCCTTCAGGACTCGCAGGTCTGCCTGGTCTCCCAGGAGAAGATGGAGCCCCTGGACAAAAG GGTGAACCAGGATTACCTGGTCTTAGAGGTCCTGAAGGTGCTCCAGGGATTGGAATACAGGGGGAAAAG GGAGATCAAGGTCAGAGAGGAATACGTGGATTAACAGGACCAACAGGAATGCCTGGACCCGCTGGAGCTAAA GGAGAGCCTGGTGTGCCAGGACGTCTTGGAATGCCAGGCCCTCCTGGAAGAGCTGTGCCTGGACCAAAG GGTGACATTGGGTTACCTGGTCTTGCTGGACCAATTGGAGAACCAGGTTTTGGGCTTCCTGGGGCAAAG GGTGACCGAGGTCTTCCAGGACCCCCAGGGCCCTTTGGGCCAAAAGGAGATGGTTATCCTGGCCCACCT GGCTTGCCAGGCCTTCCTGGGATTCCTGGTGAACAAGGCCCAGATGGAGTTGGACTACCAGGACCTAAG GGTGATCCTGGTAGTAGAGGACCAGTTGGTCTCCCAGGTCCCCCAGGAGAAGGCCTGCCAGGACCAAAA GGAACCATAGGACGCCCAGGGCCACCTGGCTCTCTGGGACCTCCTGGTGAAGGTATTCAAGGAATTAAG GGGGAACAAGGAATTCAAGGAATGCCAGGACCACGAGGTCCCCCTGGAGAAGGGCTTTTGGGACAGAAG GGAGATCGAGGAGCTACaggtgaaaaggggaaaaaaggagaaaaaggtgatGTGGGTGACCCTGGTTTATCTGGAGAACCT GGCAAAACTGGACCAAAGGGAGAGCAAGGCCTAACA AGAGAagatataattaaattaattaaggaGATATGTG gcTGTGGTGTTAAATGTAAGGAAATTCCTATGGAGCTTGTATTTGTGATTGACAGCTCCGAGAGTGTGGGACCAGAAAATTTTGAGATTATCAAAGACTTTGTAACTGCTTTAGTAGACAGGGTAACTGTAGGCAGAAATGCTACCAGAATTGGCCTTGTGTTGTACAGTTTAGAAGTTCGGCTAGAATTTGGTCTCAACAAGTACACAACTCAACAGGATGTTAAGCAAGCAATTAGAAAAATGCAGTACATGGGAGAAGGCACTTACACAGGAACTGCTATCCGTAAAGCAACCCAGGAAGGATTTTTTGGTGCTCGAACAGGAGTGCGAAAAGTAGCTATTGTGCTAACAGATGGCCAAGCAGACAAGAGAGAAGCTGTAAAACTAGATATTGTCGTTCGAGAGGCTCATGCTGCAAACATCGAAATGTATGCAATAGGAATTGTAAATACTTCAGATCCAATACAGGTTGAGTTTGTGCGTGAACTAAATCTGATTGCTTCTGATCCAGACAGCGAACACATGTACCTTATTGATGACTTTAATACCCTTCCAG ctctgGAGTCCAAATTAGTCAACCAATTTTGTGAAGACGAACACGGTACCTTAATATACAACCGTAATGGAAATGGTGCAAGCATAAGTGGACCATCTTTCCGTTCAGGATCTTCAAGTTCTTTACATTACATACTCCAGAACAACCATGTTAATAGACAATTGCTTTCAGCACAGACACCTGGAGTACCTACAGTAGAAAGTCCTCTGAGTCTTGGCGATCTTCCTCAACCATTAACTCCG ACCAAAGTACCTCCTCTGGTAGTATATGAAGCCTATGAAGAGGAACGAAAGGAGGAAGAACAGTCATCCTTGCTAACAGTGCACACTAGAG CTGTGGTACCATTACTGCCATCTAAACCATCATCATCAGATAAAGTGATGACATCATCTCTTTCAACTGCAGGGCTCACACCAAAACCAG aaaGTATTCTGGACCTCCGGTGCAAGTTAAGGCTGGATCAAGGGCCATGCCGTGTTTATATCATAAAATGGTATTATGACAAACAAGCCAATGCTTGTGCTCAGTTTTGGTATGGTGGCTGCGATGGAAATGCAAACCGCTTTGAGAGTGAAGAGGAATGTAGAGAagcttgtgtatttttttctggag AAATCTGA